The proteins below come from a single Hippocampus zosterae strain Florida chromosome 5, ASM2543408v3, whole genome shotgun sequence genomic window:
- the otud7b gene encoding OTU domain-containing protein 7B: MKTSAGLLKERTYPPPEKEMARLGRPVLQRQDDVTQAAEGRQASAVPARDASPAATSLAHASGPAGGSDEQLLNTPEFTFQLPDLSMYQDDFQVSERDLIEKSMMVALEHAGRLNWWTKVVPNCQSLLPLTTTGDGNCLLHAASLGMWGCHDRDLSLRKALHEQMDHGEKQEALKRRWRWQLTQQNKESGLVYSEEEWQKEWNELLKLASSEPRVNYNNHVNSRGESSDEPVYESLEEFHVFVLAHILKRPIVVVADTMLRDSGGEAFAPIPFGGIFLPLEVASTVCHRSPLVLAYDQAHFSALVPMEQKDGAEEQVVIPLTDSEHKMLPLHFAVDPGQDWEWGKDDTNNKKLGSVTLSLEAKLQMLHSYMTVNWLPLPCEQAPLAQPESPTASAGDDVRTPPDSGESDKESVSSSSNGNGDAGPAGSTVNGGGPLAQNNSSASSTSSNGGTPTMGQKEKAKKEKDKKRAESVANKLGSFGKTLGSKLKRNVGGLMTGKNGGVGQGKKESGHKKKGSTGAEKNAKEGSPATPHASEDSGKGSPSSGSERLNGTGSSTSSSGGGGGSGAEGETYKYGADVKVSLGIIKAAMHGERKFVFAGMLTTDNQHPLRKQRIQRYLTEVEERSRAEQEQRREAERKGVAYAVAPPKNGPATIELGENPSPSFNQLKTSLLSPSMYTGTVPIPRPSLTDEPPSAAHLHMHYVDTRRQLAGGSPAASYPSYITLPRHCSGAQGATPNTPNSQYNNDAASSYPPELIPPDYARFRPTNGFLEPGSTLPAVRHYSLGSVGALPSLPSSLCRTPNCVYYGLPQTGNYCSSCYRKNKDTEPVIQRF, translated from the exons GAAAGAACGTACCCGCCCCCGGAAAAAGAAATGGCTCGGCTCGGACGGCCTGTACTGCAGAGACAAGACGACGTGACCCAAG CTGCCGAAGGGCGTCAGGCGAGCGCGGTCCCGGCCCGCGATGCCTCACCCGCTGCGACTTCCCTGGCGCACGCCTCCGGCCCCGCGGGTGGCAGTGACGAGCAACTGCTGAACACACCCGAGTTCACCTTCCAGCTGCCCGACCTCAGCATGTACCAGGACGACTTCCAGGTCAGCGAGAGGGACCTGATCGAGAAGTCCATGATGGTGGCCTTGGAACACGCCG GACGCCTGAACTGGTGGACCAAAGTGGTTCCAAACTGTCAGAGTTTGCTGCCCCTGACGACAACCGGGGATGGAAACTGCCTGTTACACGCCGCCTCGCTCG GCATGTGGGGCTGTCACGACCGCGACCTGTCGCTGCGCAAGGCGCTGCACGAGCAGATGGATCATGGGGAAAAGCAGGAGGCCCTCAAGCGCCGCTGGAGGTGGCAGCTGACCCAGCAGAACAAAGAG TCGGGCCTGGTCTACAGCGAGGAGGAGTGGCAGAAGGAGTGGAACGAGCTGCTGAAACTGGCCTCCAGCGAGCCGCGGGTCAACTACAATAACCACGTCAACAGCAG GGGGGAGTCCTCGGATGAGCCCGTGTACGAGAGCCTGGAGGAGTTCCACGTGTTCGTCCTGGCCCACATCCTCAAGCGGCCCATCGTGGTGGTGGCCGACACCATGCTGAGGGACTCTGGAGGAGAGG CTTTTGCCCCTATTCCGTTCGGGGGCATCTTCCTGCCCTTGGAGGTAGCGTCCACCGTGTGCCACCGCTCTCCGCTGGTGCTGGCCTACGACCAGGCTCACTTTTCGGCGCTGGTGCCCATGGAGCAGAAGGACGGCGCGGAAGAGCAAG tggtCATCCCGCTCACTGACTCGGAGCACAAAATGCTTCCTTTGCACTTTGCCGTCGATCCAGGACAAGACTGGGAGTGGGGGAAGGACGACACCAACAACAAGAAGCTTGGCAG TGTGACTCTCTCATTGGAAGCAAAGCTCCAGATGCTTCACAGCTACATGACTGTCAACTGGCTGCCGCTGCCCTGCGAG CAAGCGCCGCTGGCCCAGCCCGAGTCGCCCACCGCGTCGGCCGGAGACGACGTCCGCACACCTCCAGACTCCGGTGAGTCGGACAAGGAGTCCGTCAGCAGTAGTTCCAATGGCAACGGAGACGCCGGCCCCGCGGGATCCACGGTGAACGGCGGCGGACCCTTGGCCCAGAACAACTCGTCCGCTTCGTCCACGTCCTCCAACGGCGGGACGCCCACGATGGGACAAAAAGAGAAAgccaagaaggagaaggacaaaaAGAGGGCCGAGTCGGTAGCCAACAAGCTGGGCAGCTTCGGAAAGACGCTGGGCAGCAAGCTCAAGCGCAACGTGGGCGGTCTCATGACGGGCAAGAACGGGGGTGTCGGACAAGGCAAGAAGGAGAGCGGACACAAAAAGAAGGGCTCGACGGGGGCCGAGAAGAACGCCAAGGAGGGCTCACCTGCTACGCCCCACGCGTCTGAAGACTCCGGCAAGGGCTCGCCCTCGTCGGGCAGCGAGCGTCTCAACGGGACGGGCAGCAGCacgagcagcagcggcggcggaggagggagCGGCGCGGAGGGCGAGACCTACAAGTACGGCGCCGACGTCAAGGTCAGCCTGGGCATCATCAAGGCGGCCATGCACGGCGAGAGGAAGTTCGTGTTCGCCGGCATGCTGACCACCGACAACCAGCACCCGCTGCGAAAGCAAAGGATTCAGCGCTACCTCACCGAGGTGGAGGAGCGCTCCCGGGCCGAGCAGGAGCAACGGCGCGAGGCCGAGCGCAAGGGCGTGGCCTACGCCGTGGCGCCGCCCAAAAATGGGCCGGCGACGATTGAACTGGGCGAGAATCCGTCGCCCTCATTCAACCAGCTCAAGACCTCACTCCTTAGCCCTTCCATGTACACCGGCACGGTTCCCATCCCGCGGCCGTCCCTGACGGACGAGCCGCCCTCTGCGGCGCACCTCCACATGCACTACGTCGATACGCGGCGCCAATTGGCCGGCGGCTCGCCGGCGGCCTCCTACCCGTCGTACATCACCCTTCCGAGGCACTGCTCCGGGGCACAGGGCGCCACCCCTAACACGCCGAACTCTCAGTATAATAACGATGCGGCGTCCTCGTACCCGCCAGAGCTCATCCCGCCAGACTATGCCAGGTTCCGCCCCACCAACGGCTTCCTGGAGCCCGGCAGTACGCTTCCGGCAGTGCGCCACTACTCCCTGGGCAGCGTGGGCGCTCTTCCCAGCCTGCCGTCCAGTCTTTGTCGGACCCCCAACTGCGTGTACTACGGACTCCCCCAGACGGGCAACTACTGCTCCTCCTGCTACCGCAAGAACAAGGACACGGAGCCCGTAATCCAGAGGTTCTGA